A genomic region of Arachis stenosperma cultivar V10309 chromosome 9, arast.V10309.gnm1.PFL2, whole genome shotgun sequence contains the following coding sequences:
- the LOC130949559 gene encoding uncharacterized protein LOC130949559 → MEDEDEVQQEVKEEVAQLRNEVSKEDNILKEAIPIPFPYLTRRTKKQVELDPKMVEIFKKEKIHDLETIPLGSSISALLGAIPEKYGDPGPCMVTCTIGGAQFIDCMCDLGACVSIMPLYVYDASRLPPLKRSAAHFVLADKSIISVVGIVEVVLVSIKGLIFPIDFYILKMLPNDSGRPSSILLGRPFLKTSRFKLDAFSGTYSFEIDGRAVSFNLDKAMKHPPEDHSIFQCDIIDETVAEVHQEAVDEKNMVQVVPNVQVRTYEPNMELKYLPLHLKYGYLEDNQNLPVIIAKELTSQQEERLIHIALEDQEKITFTCSFGTCMMSIFSDLLEHYMEVFMDNFSVYGDSFDLCLDNLARVLERCASSNLMLNFEKCHFMVKQGIVLGHVISNTGISVDPAKVDVISALPYPSSMREKDVEFDLSEDFMEAFDKLKITLTQAPIVRGDDWSRPFEIMCDASNYAVGAALAQREGKDPYIIAYASKTLDGAQSNYTTTENELLAIIFALDKFRAYLIRTKVVVYSDHVALKYLSAKKESKPRLIRWILLLQEIDLEIKDRSGSQNLVADHLICLEHIKSDSTPINDAFSLDSLQEISEVVPWYAPIANYLVSHTFPPNFSKHQKDKVKSRSKYYIWDDPYLWRCGADQIIRRCAPQSEIQSILETCHSSESGGHFGPQRTKNDKFVEETWHHSQGGDGLPSPNKWPSRGV, encoded by the exons GAAAAGATCCATGatttagaaactattcctttggGTAGCTCAATTTCAGCTCTTTTGGGTGCTATACCGGAGAAATATGGTGATCCCGGTCCTTGTATGGTTACTTGCACTATAGGGGGTGCACAGTTTAttgactgcatgtgtgatttaggtgcATGTGTTAGCATTATGCCATTATATGTATATGATGCTTCGAGGCTTCCACCATTGAAAAGGTCAGCAGCCCATTTTGTTTTGGCAGATAAGAGCATAATCTCAGTGGTTGGCATTGTGGAAGTCGTCTTGGTGAGCATTAAGGGGTTGATTTTTCCTATTGATTTCTACATTCTTAAGATGCTCCCTAATGACTCAGGAAGACCATCATCCATCTTGCTTGGGAGGCCGTTCTTGAAGACTTCTCGGTTTAAATTGGATGCCTTCTCGGGTACCTATTCCTTTGAGATAGATGGAAGAGCAGTGAGTTTCAACCTTGATAAAGCTATGAAGCATCCACCGGAAGACCActctatcttccagtgtgataTTATTGATGAGACTGTGGCTGAAGTTCACCAAGAGGCAGTTGATGAGAAGAACATGGTTCAAG TGGTTCCGAATGTTCAAGTGCGAACCTATGAGCCGAACATGGAGTTGAAGTACCTTCCACTTCACCTCAAGTATGGTTATCTTGAAGACAATCAAAACCTCCCGGTGATTATTGCAAAGGAGCTTACTTCGCAACAAGAGGAGCGTCTG ATCCATATTGCTCTAGAAGATCAGGAGAAAATAACTTTTACATGCTCCTTTGGAAC GTGTATGATGAGTATCTTCTCAGATCTTCTCGAGCATTATatggaagtctttatggataACTTTAGTGTGTATGGTGATTCCTTTGACCTTTGTTTGGACAATCTTGCTAGAGTATTAGAAAGATGTGCTAGTTCAAACCTCATgcttaattttgaaaaatgtcattttatggtaaagCAAGGTATTGTTCTAGGCCATGTTATTTCTAATACTGGTATATCTGTTGATCCTGCAAAGGTTGATGTTATTTCTGCTTTACCTTACCCCTCATCTATGAGGGAA AAAGACGTAGAGTTTGACCTGAGTGAAGACTTCATGGAAGCATTTGACAAGCTGAAGATCACCTTGACCCAAGCTCCTATTGTGAGAGGCGATGACTGGAGTAGGCCATTCGAAATTATGTGTGACGCATCTAATTATGCAGTAGGAGCGGCACTGGCTCAGCGCGAAGGTAAGGATCCTTATATTATTGCTTATGCTTCTAAAACTTTAGATGGTGCTCAGTCTAATTATACTACCACTGAAAATGAACTTTTAGCCATTATTTTTGCTTTAGATAAATTTCGGGCTTATTTAATTAGAACCAAAGTGGTAGTATATTCAGACCATGTGGCTTTGAAATACTTGTCAGCTAAGAAAGAGTCCAAACCAAGGTTAATCCGTTGGATATTATTATTGCAAGAGATTGATTTAGAGatcaaagataggagtggttcccaaaaTTTGGTGGCGGATCACTTGATTTGCCTAGAACATATTAAAAGTGactccactcctatcaatgatgcATTTTCACTTGATAGCTTGCAAGAAATATCTGAGGTggttccttggtatgcacccATAGCTAATTATTTGGTTAGTCATACctttcctccaaatttttctAAGCATCAAAAGGACAAGGTTAAGAGCAGGTCCAAATATTacatatgggatgacccatatttgtggagatgtGGTGCTGACCAAATAATTAGAAGGTGTGCTCCACAATCTGAAATCCAGTCAATTTTAGAGACATGCCACTCTTCTGAGAGTGGTGGACACTTTGGTCCTCAAAGAACT AAGAATGACAAGTTTGTTGAAGAAACATGGCATCATTCACAAGGTGGCGACGGCTTACCATCCCCAAACAAATGGCCAAGCCGAGGTGTCTAA